One genomic window of Methanosarcina acetivorans C2A includes the following:
- a CDS encoding hydantoinase/oxoprolinase N-terminal domain-containing protein — MQYSMGIDAGGTYTDSIIIRDSDGKVMDSNKALTTYPDLLAGIKNSIDGLDEKYLKEVKMVSVSTTLATNTILEKNGYPVGLILVGDYEIPEKMNAECYAVVKGGHDHHGTELEPLDMEAVEAFVEKVKDRVSAFAVSSYFSIRNPAHELAIKTRIQELTGLPVVCGHELSLDLGAYERGVTAYLNAQLIPIASQFILSIREEIKRRGMDARLLMLKCDGSVVGIDEALEKPIESIFSGPAASLVGASHLSGLETCAVIDVGGTSTDVSMLENGLPELCPEGAVVGGWQTKVKAIRMETSAMGGDSHVWVKNMKINIGPRRVIPLCVAAVKYPGFLEVLRKGRIPGTMHLEENVQPTKFFIRTGAEVSKLGSYEQELFDRIGDTPTSLNDIFWETQKNLSPGLLDSLIRKRLIQAIGFTPTDALHVLGEYRSWDAEASVAGAKLLERYMQTDYIELCKRIKRDVAKNMAVHLMSFVLKDIPSPEIEKIILSDRFAQFRMKIPVVLIGGPVVAYTEELKQILDADIIVPRHSEVGNAVGAVVGKGIKRIEILIKNTYSKERKRLVLLFSPRGRETFGSYPEALAHAEALGKQLVMEYMTGAGLDRGEVQIEMNRKDISLSEAGAIPIESKLVFVGIGMPKV; from the coding sequence ATGCAGTACAGCATGGGAATTGACGCAGGAGGAACGTACACCGATTCGATCATCATCCGGGATTCCGATGGCAAGGTGATGGACTCGAACAAGGCACTTACGACTTATCCGGACCTTCTTGCAGGAATTAAAAATTCCATTGACGGGCTGGATGAAAAATACTTAAAAGAAGTAAAAATGGTATCGGTATCCACAACTCTTGCTACAAACACGATCCTTGAAAAAAATGGCTATCCTGTAGGTTTGATTCTTGTCGGGGACTACGAAATCCCGGAAAAAATGAATGCTGAGTGTTATGCCGTTGTAAAAGGAGGGCACGACCACCACGGAACTGAACTGGAGCCTCTTGATATGGAGGCAGTTGAGGCTTTTGTCGAGAAAGTAAAAGATCGAGTCTCGGCGTTTGCAGTCTCTTCATACTTCAGTATCCGAAACCCTGCGCATGAACTGGCAATCAAAACCCGTATTCAGGAACTTACGGGCCTCCCTGTTGTCTGCGGGCATGAACTTTCCCTTGACCTCGGAGCGTATGAAAGGGGAGTTACGGCTTACTTAAACGCCCAGCTCATCCCTATTGCAAGCCAGTTTATCCTTTCGATCCGGGAAGAGATCAAACGCAGAGGAATGGACGCAAGGCTGCTAATGCTCAAATGCGACGGGTCAGTAGTGGGCATCGACGAAGCCCTTGAAAAACCCATAGAATCGATCTTTTCAGGCCCTGCTGCAAGCCTTGTAGGGGCATCCCACCTTTCAGGGCTTGAGACCTGTGCGGTCATAGATGTAGGCGGGACAAGTACGGATGTTTCCATGCTTGAAAACGGGCTTCCCGAACTCTGCCCGGAGGGGGCTGTAGTCGGGGGCTGGCAGACCAAGGTCAAGGCTATCCGTATGGAAACCTCGGCAATGGGAGGAGACAGCCACGTCTGGGTTAAGAATATGAAAATCAACATAGGACCCCGCCGGGTGATTCCTCTCTGTGTTGCGGCTGTCAAATACCCCGGCTTTCTTGAAGTCCTGAGAAAAGGAAGAATCCCCGGGACCATGCACCTTGAAGAGAACGTACAGCCCACGAAGTTTTTCATAAGGACAGGGGCCGAGGTATCAAAGCTTGGGAGTTACGAGCAGGAACTGTTTGACAGGATAGGAGATACCCCAACCTCCCTGAACGATATCTTCTGGGAAACACAGAAAAACCTGTCCCCCGGCTTGCTAGATTCCCTGATCAGAAAACGCCTTATCCAGGCAATTGGCTTTACCCCGACTGATGCCCTGCATGTGCTCGGAGAATATAGGAGCTGGGACGCGGAAGCTTCGGTTGCCGGGGCAAAACTTCTCGAACGGTATATGCAGACAGATTACATAGAACTCTGCAAGCGTATAAAAAGGGATGTTGCAAAGAACATGGCAGTACACCTGATGTCCTTTGTCTTAAAAGACATTCCCTCCCCGGAAATTGAAAAAATTATCCTGTCCGACAGGTTTGCGCAGTTCAGGATGAAAATCCCTGTCGTGCTTATCGGGGGCCCAGTCGTCGCCTATACCGAAGAACTGAAACAGATTCTTGATGCTGACATTATAGTCCCCAGGCACTCGGAAGTAGGAAATGCTGTAGGGGCTGTTGTAGGAAAAGGCATAAAAAGGATCGAAATCCTTATCAAGAACACCTATTCAAAAGAAAGGAAAAGGCTTGTCCTTCTTTTTTCGCCCCGGGGAAGGGAAACTTTCGGAAGCTATCCGGAAGCCCTGGCACACGCCGAAGCCCTCGGAAAGCAGCTTGTGATGGAATATATGACCGGGGCCGGGCTTGACAGGGGTGAGGTCCAGATAGAGATGAACAGAAAAGATATTTCCCTGAGTGAGGCAGGCGCAATACCCATAGAATCAAAACTCGTTTTTGTCGGAATCGGGATGCCGAAAGTCTGA
- a CDS encoding type II toxin-antitoxin system RelE family toxin encodes MTYRVAVHSSVRKNLKKLYKLDRPAYDYVKARLRLLAYKPEMGYPLEAEFGGKWRIHIGPFVLIYTFDKVNSTLTLLVFEHYTRAYDMDTAYA; translated from the coding sequence ATGACATACAGAGTAGCAGTTCACTCCTCGGTCCGCAAAAACCTGAAAAAACTGTACAAGCTCGACAGGCCGGCATATGATTATGTTAAGGCACGCCTCCGCCTTCTGGCTTACAAACCTGAAATGGGTTATCCCCTTGAAGCTGAGTTCGGGGGGAAATGGAGAATTCATATAGGGCCATTCGTGCTGATTTACACCTTTGATAAGGTGAACAGTACCCTCACTCTTCTAGTCTTTGAACACTATACACGGGCATATGATATGGATACAGCTTACGCCTGA